In Flavobacterium sp. GSB-24, the genomic window ATCAGGACACTTCACAATTTTGTCGCGTATAATGAGCTCTTGGCTTTTACATTTTGGGCAAATGATTTTTGGCAGGTTGGTTTGGGCAATGGAAGTCTGCAGCAATTCATTGGCAATAGATGAAGCGTAATTTTCCATTTCCTTTTGAAATGTTCCAGCATCTGATTGGTTGTTTTCGATTTTCTGCAATGCGAGTTCCCACTGGGCAGTCATTGCCACATCTGCTATTTTATGGTCTTTGACTAATTCATATACCATTAATCCTTTCTCAGTTGGAACTAAAGATTTCTTATCCCTATGTATATAATCTCGGGCAAACAATGTTTCGATAATTGCTGCCCTTGTAGCTGCAGTGCCGATACCGATATTTTGTAAAACTTTGCGCTCATCTTCATTTTCAACATTATTTCCGGCACTTTCCATAGCAGACAAAAGACCTGCTTCGGTATAAAGTACAGGCGGTTTGGTTTTCTTTTCCAAAACGCAAGCTTCTTTTATTTTAAGATCATCGTCTTTTTTCAGTTGAGGCAAATCCAGTACTGGTGCTGCATCATCATCGGAGAAACTGCCTCTGATGGCACGCCAGCCCGCTTCTATAATCTTACAGCTTTTTGCGTTAAAATCATAATACAGCACCTGTAATTCGAGATCCGTTATCTCTTTGATGCAGGGTTGTGAAACGGCTTCGAGTAATCGAAAGGCAATCATATTATAAACCGCATTTTCCTTTGTATTAAGTGCTGATGGGATTTTATCAGTAACCAATAATCCATGATGGTCAGTAACACGCAAATCGTTCACGATACGTTTATTAAAACGGCCCGATTTCATTTGAAATAAGTTTTGTTTAATGTTTTTGCTCTTTTGTAAAGCTCTGACAAGACTGGGAATTTCTGCCCACATATCTTCAGGAATGTATTTGCTTGCGGTACGTGGGTATGTGATAAACTTCTGTTCGTAAAGCCTTTGAGAAATATTGAGTGTTTCTTCGGCAGAAAGATTTAATTTTTTATTAGCTTCCTTCTGCAGGCCAGTGAGGTCGAACAATAAAGGTGGCTGCTCTGTAACGTTTTTGGTTGCTACCGATGTAACTATTGCCGTTTGGCTTCGCTGAATGGCTTTCAGCGCATCACCGGCAAGTTTTTTGTCTTCCCATTTGATTTTTGAGATACTTTTAAAATCTATCAGCTCTTTGTTATGTGACAACTGTATCTGCCAATAATTTTTTACAGGGAAACTCGCGTTTTCCAGATAGCGTTTGCATATTAAAGCCAGTGTAGGTGTCTGCACTCTTCCGAGTGAATAAACCCCATTTCCTGCTGCTATGCAGAGCGATTGTGTCGCATTGATTCCCACAAGCCAGTCGGCACGGCTTCTGGCTTGTGCTGCCAGATATAATCCGTCAAATTCATTTCCGTCTTTGAGATTATCAAAGCCTTGTTTGATGGCTTTTTCGGTAAGGGAGCTTATCCAAAGCCGCTTAAAGGGTTTGTTGCATTTCAAGTATTGATAAATGTACCTAAAAATGAGTTCGCCCTCACGTCCAGCATCGGTGGCTTCGATAATGCTATCGCTGTTCTTAAAGAGCTCTTCAATGATTTTCAGTTGTTTTAGTGCTCCTGTATCGGCAGAGCAGCCTTTATCTTTATTGTCCTTTAGAACGGTCAGTAAAAAAGGGTTTGGTAGTATAGGCAGTGATGCTTTGTCAAATCCCGTGATTCCGTAATCTTCGGGCATTCCCAATCCTATAAGATGGCCTAGTGCCCATGTAACAAAATAGCCGTTACCTGTCAGATAGCCATCCTTTTTTTCTGTGGCTCCGACCATAACGGCTATTTCCCTTGCTACACTGGGCTTTTCTGTAATGATTGTTATCATATCTTATTACATTTTACGCCCTTTTGATTTAGCAGGCGCGTCAGATTCTTCTTGTTGTTCCTGCTGTTTCTTGTTATCAGGATTTGTCTGTCCTGATTTTAAAGGCTCCTTTATGTCCTTGGTAGCTTCATTAGTTTTGCCTTCGGAATTGACGGCGGTCTGTGTTTTATGCGCTTCAGAAGGTTTTATCTGTTCTTTGATTTTATCTGGATTTTGAAATGAAAAATCTGTTTTATTGGTTTCCTTGTTGTAGGTGATATATCCATTATATTCTTTCCCTTTTTTATCCACTAAGCCACTGATATAAACCGTCTGGCCATCTTTTAGCTTTTGATATTGCTCATTGTCGAGTTCTTTATCCCTAAAGTTTTTTGGTGCTCCCTGAGTCTGGTTCTGCTGATTTCCTTGTGTCTGTCTGTTAATGTCATTTCTGTCAAAGAGAAATTCAACAAAACGTTTATCGGCATTGAATTGCACAGATGCATCAAAGGAAGTTCCTTTCTTGGAAACCATACCTTCCAATGGAAGCGGTTTCCCTTCAAATAAAGTTTGTTTTTGCTCTTCGCTTAGTTTTACACCTTTGATTTCATCGGGAATTTTAATGAAGTCCGTGCGCAGTGCCACCACCTCATTGGTCAGCCTGTCTATACTGATAATGGAAGGCATGACCTCATTGTTTTTCGGATTTGTGAGATCCACTACGCGTCCCATATTTCCTGTTTGCAGCAGATTGTCTTTATCTTCCTTGGTGAACTCGTGACCGAAAAAAGGATAATTCAGATTAGGTTCTTTTCGGATGCCGTGAATGGCCAATACGACCTGTCCTTCATCATTTTGTTTAAGCGATAACCGAGCATCCATTCTGGTGACGGCAGTACCAAGATTAAGACTTACCGGTACAAGCTCATTTGTTTTGTATCCTTTTAGCAACGGATCAAGCAGGCTCATTTTTTCAAGTTTTTCTTTGCTTAAACCCAAATGGTTTAATGTTTCCCAATCGATCTGTTCCGGTTTGTATTTGTATTCACTTGTTTCCGGATTTGTTTGTGCTGTTTCCATATTAATTTCATTTTTTTGATTATAATCTTTTACTTCGTGCTGTTTCATTAATTGCTCACCTTCAGGTGTAGGATGATCTATCTGTTTCTGCATTTCTTTTGAAGTATCGACAGCCAGCAGAGCAGGGATTTTAAAGAACGAAAAATTAGTGGGGTTCTTCAGCTGGCTGAAAAAATTAGAAAAGAAATTTGAAAACACATCCCCGTGCTTGTCTACCCGCATAAATTGATTCTGATTTTTGTGGGTAGGGTCAACGGTTTCCAGATTACCATTTGGGTCAATGCCTTTTACCGCCATGATTTTCTTTTTCTCTTTATCGAATACCAGCAGTATATCTGATAACTCTTCAGTAGTATTTAGTAAATCTTTAATTTGTTCGCTCATGATCTTTAATTTTAAATTGCATTGCGAAATTAAAAGGTGAAAAGGAGCTCACTGAAAGCTGGAATCTATTGGCCTTATTTTTCACTCCTTGGCGTATGTTTTTGGCATTCGGACATTAATACTTTCTCTGATGAACTGGTGTACATCGGATAGCTTATAATATATTTTTCCACTAATTGTATAATAGGGCAGCCTGCCGATTGATCGGTAACGCTGAAGTGACCTACCGCTTATTTTAAGCATCTGCAATATATCCTGATTATCCAATAGCTCTTCGCCGTCAACACTTCCGCGTTTTTTTTCAAGTTCACTGATATGCGAGCTCAAAAGATCGAAACGTTCTATGATTCGTTCCATCCAGGAAATGAATTCCATTCTGTCTATATTCATGACTGTGTGTTTTACATTAGTGATGCAAAATTGCTAATGGCAAAAGTTTTTCATTGCCAATGCCTGCCAATGTAAAATGCAGTTTTGTGAAAGTTTTAACGGTTTTAAAAAGGATATGAGTTGTTAATTTACTGGGACAGGTGAACATATAGAAGTAATGGTATGTTATTAGTTACTTGATACCAATTGCCCCTCATTGGCAACAGAATTGAAGTTTAAAAAGTCTCTATAGCTCTTTTTCCATGTGCTGTTTAAGTGATGATTTTAGCTGATCCAGAAAAATGCTTTTGCTTTCAGTCCTGTCTTTCATCCTATGAAAGGCATGATGGACATCCCCGAGCTGGATCCTAAACAGCAGCTGAAAAACCATGCTTATTTTACGGATACCAGCTTTTCCATGAGAAATACTTCCCGATGCGTGAAGTGCGTAAATCAATTCGATCAGTGCATTCTTTGAATCTGTCCAGAAAAAGTCTCTGTTTGCTGTATTTGCGTCTGAAAAAATAGCGGTCTGCTGGGTGTCAGGTTCAATTTTAGAAACGAGGTAACTATTGAGCATTTCGTTAGCAATTATGCGGGCTACCTTATAATCATAATAGGTGGAAAATTGAGTGTCAATTTCAAATACAAAACTATTGACTCCCTCATGAAGGTCTATTTTTCCCCGGCAAAAAAAATGGTGATCCCATTCGGTTCTTCCCGTGCGATAGTAGCGATAAAAATCAGTGTTATAAAAGTGCTCTTTATATTCCTGCTTCAGGAGGTTGAGCTCATTGGAAAAATATTTATGATGCATTTTGCCGCTTACAACCGGGCAGGATGCTTCAATTCGGAAAACTTTATTGTAAAATATCAGTTTTCCCAGTATCTGGGGTTTGATACTTTTAAAAAAATTAATTTCTTCATTTTCATCTGAGAATCCTTTTTCTAAAACATTTTTTTTAACCGTACTAAGCAGGTTTCGGAGCACGGTAGTCATGTGATAGGATTTTTCAATTATATGTTCAGGATCTAAGCTGAATTCCTGTTCTGCTTTTCGAATAACCTGAAGTGCGTTCTCACATGTAGATCTTATCATGGCAACAGAATTTAGATTTATTTGAACAAGGAAAAGCATGGACATTGCTGCCCACAAACATTATGACGTTACTTTTCGTTGAAAATTAAAATGTATTATATCAGCGCACGGTATTGGTTTCATTCTGCAGTGTCTGCATAAGTTCCATAGCGTAGTTATCCCGGGCTTGTATGTAAGCAACCTTCGGTATTATAGAAGCGCCAAGTTTTTTCTTTTCAAAACTTGCTGATATGCCGAAATCGATTCGTGCAATTTCAAGCTCTCGTGCTCTTTTTATTGTTTGGTACAAAAGCTGTCTGTACAAGTTAAAGCCGTCTCCGGCAATATAGTCCATCCCGATAAGTTCTGGTACATATACTTTTCCTGAATTTTTATAGCAGAACATTATCCCAACGAAATTCTTTTCAGGGGCATCTTTGAGGGTAAGAATTATAAACTCCCAGTTTGGACAGCTGTTCATATTTTTAAATACTTCCCTTTTGTATGTAAAGGTATTTATAGCAAGGTTGCGCTCCTTTACGTTGCAGTATAGCTGGTACGCCCTGTTTAGTTCTTCTTTGTTGAGGCAATCTTTTATTTCAACAGCATAGAATTTTTCGTATGGCAGTATTTCCCGATTGAAATGCTGGCGTGAACGAGTAGAAAGCAGGGAACCATAATTCTCAATTTTGGGCCAGTTTTTATTTTCAATAACACATGATTCCGGCATATCGATTCTAAAATACCCCTGGTTTCTTATCATTTCATCCCAGCGGAATTCAGTTTCAAAATCACGCAGAACGAGCATGTCGGCATCCAGCGAATTGTATGATTCCTCAAGCTTATTTAATAGCATTCTCATTGAATGCTCTGCCAGAGGATGATCCTTGTCGATATAGCAATGCAGCCCCTCAGTAAATAATGAGCCGGTACTTAATACTTTGGAAGTCATATGCATGGGGTCGGTTTTTCTAATTTCTTCCAGGTGCCTTGATACAGATTCTGTAGCCAGCATATCATCTTTCCAGATCCCCAACGTACAGTAGGTCATTAAAACCACTTTCATGTTCTGGTCACGGATAATATAATAGAAAAAATCCCATTTATTGCTTGGATTCTGAACGTTTGCGAAAGTCTGCTCGAGATACTGTATTCCTTCCCAATCCAAAATATTATGAGCACCCAGATATTTGTTCCATTCCTGCTTGTCTATGTTCGCTATTGTTGTTGTCTCGTCAATCTGCAGCATTTCAGTTTGCTGTTTTACAGCAGGAAGCTTAGTTTTGATATCGATTCTAAAAGCCTGACGTATTTTTTGGTCGCTGCTTCCGGTTTCTTCAACTGCTTTGTGAAAGTGGTGATCCATTGCACAGGCAAGATCTGTTATATCTTCAATTTTATTATGCGCAGATATCGTGATACGGATTCCTGTATTCTTTATAGGAACTGCTGGATAGATACCAAGGTTGAGATAAAAACCTTCTGAATAGAGGCGTTTGGTAAAATTATAAGCAGTAGCGGGTGTCCCC contains:
- a CDS encoding type IA DNA topoisomerase, yielding MITIITEKPSVAREIAVMVGATEKKDGYLTGNGYFVTWALGHLIGLGMPEDYGITGFDKASLPILPNPFLLTVLKDNKDKGCSADTGALKQLKIIEELFKNSDSIIEATDAGREGELIFRYIYQYLKCNKPFKRLWISSLTEKAIKQGFDNLKDGNEFDGLYLAAQARSRADWLVGINATQSLCIAAGNGVYSLGRVQTPTLALICKRYLENASFPVKNYWQIQLSHNKELIDFKSISKIKWEDKKLAGDALKAIQRSQTAIVTSVATKNVTEQPPLLFDLTGLQKEANKKLNLSAEETLNISQRLYEQKFITYPRTASKYIPEDMWAEIPSLVRALQKSKNIKQNLFQMKSGRFNKRIVNDLRVTDHHGLLVTDKIPSALNTKENAVYNMIAFRLLEAVSQPCIKEITDLELQVLYYDFNAKSCKIIEAGWRAIRGSFSDDDAAPVLDLPQLKKDDDLKIKEACVLEKKTKPPVLYTEAGLLSAMESAGNNVENEDERKVLQNIGIGTAATRAAIIETLFARDYIHRDKKSLVPTEKGLMVYELVKDHKIADVAMTAQWELALQKIENNQSDAGTFQKEMENYASSIANELLQTSIAQTNLPKIICPKCKSQELIIRDKIVKCPDEACSWVHFRNVCGVQIAVVDIESLVSKGKTSLIKGMKSKAGKMFNAYIVLNDNAQTSFEFAKNKSFKSNGK
- a CDS encoding bifunctional aminotransferase class I/II-fold pyridoxal phosphate-dependent enzyme/GNAT family N-acetyltransferase; this encodes MAKIKHNNFIDTVDTVFSNAREKGILHLYAEGEYLNGRSIKINGSEMLHFGTTGYLGLEQDKRLKEAAISAITNYGTQFPLSKTYLSHPLYAELESKIEQMYSIPPIITKNSTLGHMAIIPTLIRDEDAVIIDHQAHWSVQNACQVLKLRGIPVEMIRHNNLEMLEDKIRMMHRKSGKIWYMADGVYSMYGDYAPVQELLNLARKYPQLHLYFDDVHGMSWKGKNGTGFIFDTIGTLQENIVVVSTLSKTFGASGATFFCTDRKLREKIKTFGGPLTFSAQLEPASVAAAIASCEIHLSAEIYERQAELAKKTTHFSELLSNSSLPLVSDNDSPVFFLGMGTPATAYNFTKRLYSEGFYLNLGIYPAVPIKNTGIRITISAHNKIEDITDLACAMDHHFHKAVEETGSSDQKIRQAFRIDIKTKLPAVKQQTEMLQIDETTTIANIDKQEWNKYLGAHNILDWEGIQYLEQTFANVQNPSNKWDFFYYIIRDQNMKVVLMTYCTLGIWKDDMLATESVSRHLEEIRKTDPMHMTSKVLSTGSLFTEGLHCYIDKDHPLAEHSMRMLLNKLEESYNSLDADMLVLRDFETEFRWDEMIRNQGYFRIDMPESCVIENKNWPKIENYGSLLSTRSRQHFNREILPYEKFYAVEIKDCLNKEELNRAYQLYCNVKERNLAINTFTYKREVFKNMNSCPNWEFIILTLKDAPEKNFVGIMFCYKNSGKVYVPELIGMDYIAGDGFNLYRQLLYQTIKRARELEIARIDFGISASFEKKKLGASIIPKVAYIQARDNYAMELMQTLQNETNTVR
- a CDS encoding RteC domain-containing protein, which gives rise to MIRSTCENALQVIRKAEQEFSLDPEHIIEKSYHMTTVLRNLLSTVKKNVLEKGFSDENEEINFFKSIKPQILGKLIFYNKVFRIEASCPVVSGKMHHKYFSNELNLLKQEYKEHFYNTDFYRYYRTGRTEWDHHFFCRGKIDLHEGVNSFVFEIDTQFSTYYDYKVARIIANEMLNSYLVSKIEPDTQQTAIFSDANTANRDFFWTDSKNALIELIYALHASGSISHGKAGIRKISMVFQLLFRIQLGDVHHAFHRMKDRTESKSIFLDQLKSSLKQHMEKEL
- a CDS encoding helix-turn-helix domain-containing protein; protein product: MNIDRMEFISWMERIIERFDLLSSHISELEKKRGSVDGEELLDNQDILQMLKISGRSLQRYRSIGRLPYYTISGKIYYKLSDVHQFIRESINVRMPKTYAKE
- a CDS encoding DUF3945 domain-containing protein — its product is MSEQIKDLLNTTEELSDILLVFDKEKKKIMAVKGIDPNGNLETVDPTHKNQNQFMRVDKHGDVFSNFFSNFFSQLKNPTNFSFFKIPALLAVDTSKEMQKQIDHPTPEGEQLMKQHEVKDYNQKNEINMETAQTNPETSEYKYKPEQIDWETLNHLGLSKEKLEKMSLLDPLLKGYKTNELVPVSLNLGTAVTRMDARLSLKQNDEGQVVLAIHGIRKEPNLNYPFFGHEFTKEDKDNLLQTGNMGRVVDLTNPKNNEVMPSIISIDRLTNEVVALRTDFIKIPDEIKGVKLSEEQKQTLFEGKPLPLEGMVSKKGTSFDASVQFNADKRFVEFLFDRNDINRQTQGNQQNQTQGAPKNFRDKELDNEQYQKLKDGQTVYISGLVDKKGKEYNGYITYNKETNKTDFSFQNPDKIKEQIKPSEAHKTQTAVNSEGKTNEATKDIKEPLKSGQTNPDNKKQQEQQEESDAPAKSKGRKM